Proteins from a single region of Corynebacterium casei LMG S-19264:
- a CDS encoding AraC family transcriptional regulator yields the protein MRTRQDLRPRVQKETDPWAISIPPVSIANRVHEEEHMLLWQVRGYTDLLIDGEPLRLLSGQAVWIPAGAWHSLVVGANSVLLPLEFPVNIIATTLSQVTVFNVDRDLGTPLLAFLQSQASIICAEVNLARQILALIEQSPIVANTLPLPQHPQARRVAALLIANPGDDRTVAQLAATMHVSGRTLERAFLAETGMTLGQWRLQNRMECAAELFKSIDNIAAVAARVGYMNVSAFGRVFKSHFLLTPGEYIERYARGY from the coding sequence ATGCGGACTCGGCAGGACCTGCGCCCACGCGTGCAGAAAGAAACTGATCCGTGGGCTATTTCCATCCCGCCGGTCTCTATTGCAAATCGAGTGCATGAAGAAGAGCACATGCTGTTGTGGCAGGTGCGCGGCTATACTGATCTTCTCATTGACGGGGAGCCTCTTCGGCTGCTTAGTGGCCAAGCCGTTTGGATTCCGGCAGGGGCGTGGCATTCTTTAGTCGTCGGCGCTAATTCAGTCCTCTTGCCCCTTGAGTTTCCCGTCAATATCATCGCTACTACGTTGAGCCAGGTGACTGTGTTTAACGTTGACCGTGATTTGGGAACACCGCTGTTGGCCTTTCTTCAGTCGCAGGCCTCCATCATTTGTGCTGAGGTCAATTTAGCGCGACAGATTCTGGCACTGATCGAACAGAGTCCAATCGTGGCAAATACGCTCCCGCTGCCACAGCACCCGCAGGCTAGGCGAGTAGCGGCGTTGCTTATTGCCAATCCTGGTGATGACCGTACGGTGGCGCAACTAGCAGCGACCATGCATGTTTCCGGGCGAACATTGGAGAGAGCGTTTCTCGCAGAAACGGGCATGACCTTGGGCCAATGGCGACTGCAAAACCGCATGGAATGCGCGGCTGAGCTGTTCAAAAGCATCGACAATATCGCCGCTGTAGCAGCCCGCGTCGGCTACATGAATGTCAGTGCCTTCGGAAGAGTCTTCAAAAGCCACTTCCTTTTAACGCCAGGTGAGTATATCGAGCGCTACGCCA
- a CDS encoding ABC transporter substrate-binding protein → MTQSGIFRGTRLTALSAAVIAAVLTLSACSTEMTAGDTEQTAAATEASSLLPAGEGTTEYPLTLETPFGETVLEERPERVAVVSAVGVDTESLLALNAVPVFAVAKYDGEDPWLPEDLWEQVEFTEQGVAGEEISAESIAASEPDLIVNLQAYETFDQNRFDQLSSIAPVLYADAEETSWQDVLNSLGKTLDLETAAAEKIAEFDARIEDIKADNPEFAGKTISMVNVYSREYGASYETMPGTDTAAIVESLGFTLPENAYKFPEEEYGEISDEMVGLIDADVVLVGILGDTGAYFTDQPLFQQIPAVAEGRTVITVGDEAQDFTWGLTRAGILGKLWALDTFEDLATQALS, encoded by the coding sequence ATGACGCAATCAGGTATTTTTCGCGGTACACGCCTTACGGCGCTGAGTGCGGCGGTCATCGCGGCGGTTCTCACGCTGAGTGCTTGCTCAACGGAAATGACTGCCGGTGACACTGAGCAAACCGCTGCAGCTACGGAGGCGAGCAGTCTGCTTCCAGCAGGCGAAGGCACCACGGAGTATCCGCTAACGCTGGAGACCCCATTCGGTGAAACAGTACTGGAGGAACGCCCTGAACGTGTGGCGGTAGTTTCCGCAGTGGGTGTGGATACCGAAAGCCTTCTCGCGCTCAATGCCGTGCCCGTCTTTGCCGTTGCCAAGTATGACGGCGAGGATCCATGGCTGCCAGAGGATTTGTGGGAGCAGGTGGAGTTCACTGAACAGGGCGTTGCCGGCGAGGAAATCTCAGCCGAATCAATCGCGGCTTCCGAACCGGACCTCATTGTGAACCTGCAAGCATATGAGACTTTCGACCAAAATAGGTTTGATCAGCTCAGCTCCATTGCGCCGGTTCTCTACGCCGATGCCGAAGAAACCTCATGGCAAGACGTGCTGAACAGCCTGGGAAAGACGCTGGATTTGGAGACCGCAGCCGCCGAGAAGATCGCGGAATTCGATGCGCGCATAGAAGATATCAAGGCCGATAATCCAGAATTCGCGGGCAAGACCATCTCCATGGTCAACGTTTATAGCCGCGAATACGGGGCTTCCTACGAAACCATGCCGGGTACTGACACCGCGGCCATCGTTGAAAGCCTGGGCTTCACACTTCCTGAAAACGCCTATAAGTTCCCGGAGGAAGAGTATGGGGAAATCAGTGATGAGATGGTCGGTCTCATTGACGCCGATGTGGTCTTGGTAGGCATTTTGGGTGATACCGGCGCCTATTTCACAGACCAGCCACTGTTCCAACAAATTCCAGCTGTAGCTGAAGGTCGCACGGTCATCACCGTGGGCGATGAGGCCCAGGACTTTACCTGGGGCCTGACCCGTGCCGGCATCTTGGGCAAGCTGTGGGCACTGGATACTTTTGAAGACTTGGCCACCCAAGCACTGAGCTAA
- a CDS encoding SDR family oxidoreductase: protein MRIAVTGATGHLGGLVIESLLNKSVEASDIVAIVRNEEKAKDLAARGINIAVATYDDEAALKAALNGVDRLVFVSASEVGKRVEQHSNIIAAAKEAGVSFIAYTSLLNLDSSELFLAPEHQATEKMLAESGIEHANLRNGWYWENYAAALETGKAMGKFFSAAGEAKVAGAARKDFAEAAAVVVTTDGHAGKTYELAGGPALTYPEIAAQVGEVLGTDVEYVNLTVEEYEKSLLDAGLPADFAAGLAGADPVIEKGALYSESTDLQDLIGRPASTVAETFK, encoded by the coding sequence ATGCGTATTGCAGTTACTGGCGCTACTGGCCACCTCGGCGGCCTCGTTATTGAAAGCCTGTTGAACAAGAGTGTTGAAGCATCCGACATCGTTGCCATCGTTCGCAACGAGGAGAAAGCTAAGGACTTGGCTGCGCGCGGCATCAACATTGCGGTTGCGACATATGACGATGAAGCTGCCCTGAAAGCTGCACTCAACGGAGTTGACCGCCTCGTGTTCGTCTCCGCTTCTGAGGTTGGCAAGCGCGTTGAACAACACTCCAACATCATTGCTGCTGCGAAGGAAGCAGGCGTCTCCTTCATCGCTTACACCAGCTTGCTCAACCTGGATTCTTCCGAGCTCTTCCTCGCGCCTGAGCATCAGGCGACTGAAAAGATGCTTGCAGAAAGCGGCATTGAGCACGCTAACCTGCGCAATGGCTGGTACTGGGAGAACTATGCAGCAGCTCTGGAGACAGGCAAGGCAATGGGTAAGTTCTTCTCCGCTGCTGGTGAGGCAAAGGTTGCTGGCGCAGCCCGCAAGGACTTCGCAGAAGCTGCAGCTGTAGTAGTTACCACCGACGGTCACGCTGGCAAGACTTATGAACTAGCTGGAGGACCAGCTCTGACCTACCCAGAGATCGCTGCACAGGTCGGCGAAGTTCTTGGCACCGACGTCGAGTACGTTAACCTCACCGTTGAAGAGTATGAGAAGTCTTTGCTTGATGCAGGTTTGCCAGCTGACTTCGCTGCTGGCCTCGCAGGCGCTGACCCAGTCATTGAGAAGGGTGCTCTTTACTCCGAAAGCACCGACCTGCAGGACCTCATCGGTCGTCCTGCTTCCACCGTCGCTGAGACCTTCAAATAA
- a CDS encoding winged helix-turn-helix transcriptional regulator: MSTSNDSPQNELCADVFSSMCTSRGALQHLTGRWGSLTMVALLESNSPMRFAELRRKIDGISDRMLSQTLGQLERDGMVNRLVRSSIPPHVDYSLTELGTKVAQPLKALTSIIEAELGNVMEAQERFDSAQ; the protein is encoded by the coding sequence ATGTCCACTAGCAATGATTCCCCCCAGAACGAACTGTGTGCTGATGTCTTTTCTTCTATGTGCACCTCCCGTGGCGCGCTTCAGCACCTCACGGGACGTTGGGGATCTTTGACCATGGTGGCCCTTCTAGAAAGCAACTCCCCCATGCGATTTGCGGAATTGCGCCGCAAGATTGACGGCATCAGCGACCGCATGCTGTCACAAACCCTTGGCCAGTTGGAGCGCGACGGCATGGTCAACCGCCTGGTCCGTAGCTCCATTCCCCCGCACGTGGACTACTCACTGACAGAGCTGGGCACCAAAGTCGCGCAACCGCTCAAGGCCTTGACCAGCATCATTGAGGCCGAACTAGGCAACGTGATGGAAGCCCAAGAGCGCTTTGACTCCGCGCAGTAG
- the argH gene encoding argininosuccinate lyase produces the protein MQPHKTNEGALWGGRFSGGPSEAMAALSVSTHFDWVLAPYDVLASKAHAKVLHAAALLSDADLDTMLKGLDELGAKVASGEFGPAPSDEDVHGAMERGLIDIVGTEVGGRLRAGRSRNDQVATLFRMWVRDAIRDIALQVSDLVEAISGQAEKHPDAIMPGKTHSQAAQPILLAHSLLAHAQPLLRDIDRLKDLDKRLAVSPYGSGALAGSSLQLNPEAIAEELGFDAAAENSLDATASRDFASETAFVLAQIAVDMSRFAEEIIYWCTPEFGYVTLSDAWSTGSSIMPQKKNPDVAELTRGKTGRLIGNLSGLLATLKAQPLAYNRDLQEDKEPIVDSVAQLNLLLPAMTGLVSTLEFHTDRMRELAPQGFTLATDLAEWMVREGVPFREAHEASGECVRLAESRGVDLVDLTNEELKGVDERLTPAVRDVLTIDGAVASRSTKGGTAAVRVNEQRETVNKLNSEFRTWAQTPVRPEAQN, from the coding sequence ATGCAGCCACATAAGACGAATGAAGGCGCACTGTGGGGCGGCCGCTTTTCCGGCGGACCGTCAGAAGCCATGGCTGCGTTGTCCGTATCCACTCATTTTGACTGGGTGTTGGCACCTTATGACGTTCTAGCGTCAAAGGCGCACGCAAAGGTTCTGCATGCAGCGGCATTGCTTTCCGATGCCGACTTGGACACCATGTTGAAGGGATTGGACGAGCTGGGCGCGAAGGTAGCGTCGGGTGAATTCGGTCCGGCACCAAGTGATGAAGATGTGCACGGCGCCATGGAGCGCGGTCTTATTGACATCGTGGGCACTGAGGTTGGCGGGCGTTTGCGCGCTGGTCGTTCCCGTAATGACCAGGTGGCAACGTTGTTCCGCATGTGGGTGCGTGATGCCATCCGTGACATCGCACTGCAGGTTAGCGACCTGGTGGAAGCAATTTCCGGCCAGGCTGAGAAGCACCCGGATGCGATCATGCCGGGTAAGACGCACTCGCAGGCAGCGCAGCCAATCCTTCTGGCGCACTCACTGCTGGCGCATGCGCAGCCACTGTTGCGTGATATTGACCGCCTGAAGGATCTGGATAAGCGTCTGGCTGTCTCTCCTTATGGCTCCGGTGCTTTGGCGGGTTCTTCTTTGCAGCTCAACCCTGAAGCTATTGCGGAAGAGCTGGGCTTTGATGCGGCTGCGGAGAACTCCCTGGATGCCACCGCATCCCGTGACTTCGCCTCTGAAACTGCATTCGTGTTGGCTCAGATTGCCGTGGATATGTCGCGCTTTGCTGAAGAGATCATCTACTGGTGCACCCCTGAGTTTGGCTATGTCACCCTCAGCGATGCCTGGTCAACGGGTTCTTCGATCATGCCGCAGAAGAAGAATCCTGACGTGGCTGAGCTGACCCGCGGTAAGACTGGCCGCCTGATTGGTAACCTGTCTGGCCTGCTGGCTACCCTGAAGGCGCAGCCGCTGGCTTATAACCGCGACCTGCAGGAAGACAAGGAGCCGATCGTGGACTCCGTGGCACAACTCAATCTGCTGCTTCCTGCGATGACTGGCTTGGTATCCACTTTGGAATTCCACACCGACCGCATGCGTGAGTTGGCTCCGCAGGGCTTCACTCTGGCCACCGATTTGGCTGAGTGGATGGTGCGCGAAGGCGTTCCCTTCCGTGAAGCGCATGAGGCTTCTGGCGAATGCGTACGTCTGGCGGAGTCCCGCGGCGTTGACCTCGTGGATCTGACCAATGAAGAGCTTAAGGGCGTTGATGAACGTTTGACTCCTGCGGTTCGTGACGTGCTGACCATCGATGGTGCAGTGGCATCTCGCTCCACCAAGGGGGGCACCGCTGCCGTTCGCGTCAACGAGCAGCGCGAGACCGTGAACAAGCTCAACTCCGAGTTCCGCACTTGGGCGCAGACACCAGTTCGCCCGGAGGCACAAAACTAA
- a CDS encoding argininosuccinate synthase — protein sequence MNARVVLAYSGGLDTSVAIPYLSKMTGGDVVAVSLDLGQGGEDMESVRQRALDCGAVESIVIDAKDEFAEEYCLPTIQANGMYMKQYPLVSAISRPLITKHLVKAAQEFGGTHVSHGCTGKGNDQVRFEVSFRALDPSLDIIAPARDYAWTRDKAIAFAEEIDLPIEQSASSPFSIDQNVWGRAVETGFLEDLWNPPTKDVYAYTEDPALGNAPDEVVISFEKGKPVAIDGKQVTVLQAIEELNRRAGAQGIGRLDMVEDRLVGIKSREVYEAPGAITLIRAHEALEDVTMERELARYKRLTDARWSEEVYDGLWYSPLKRSLDAFIAESQEHVTGDIRLVLHAGQIVVNGRRSPQSLYDFSLATYDTGDAFDQTAAKGFVQLHGLSTQISNKRDRDGGFPTSASE from the coding sequence ATGAACGCACGTGTCGTGCTTGCTTACTCCGGCGGCCTGGATACCTCGGTTGCCATCCCTTACCTGTCTAAGATGACCGGTGGCGACGTTGTCGCAGTATCGCTGGATCTGGGCCAGGGCGGCGAGGACATGGAATCTGTCCGTCAGCGCGCACTGGATTGCGGCGCGGTGGAGTCCATTGTCATTGACGCCAAGGATGAGTTCGCGGAAGAGTACTGCCTGCCAACCATTCAGGCCAACGGCATGTACATGAAGCAGTACCCACTGGTTTCTGCTATCTCTCGTCCGCTGATTACTAAGCACCTGGTGAAGGCTGCTCAGGAATTCGGTGGCACCCACGTCTCCCACGGTTGCACCGGCAAGGGAAATGACCAGGTCCGCTTCGAGGTTTCTTTCCGCGCGCTGGATCCATCCCTGGACATCATTGCGCCGGCACGTGACTACGCATGGACCCGTGACAAGGCTATTGCTTTTGCTGAAGAGATTGACCTGCCAATTGAACAGTCAGCTTCCTCACCATTCTCCATTGACCAGAACGTCTGGGGCCGCGCGGTTGAAACTGGCTTCCTGGAGGATCTGTGGAACCCACCAACAAAGGATGTCTACGCCTACACCGAGGATCCAGCACTGGGCAACGCACCGGATGAGGTTGTCATCTCCTTTGAGAAGGGCAAGCCAGTAGCTATCGATGGCAAGCAGGTCACCGTCCTGCAGGCCATTGAAGAGCTTAACCGTCGTGCAGGCGCACAGGGCATTGGCCGTCTGGACATGGTCGAAGACCGCCTGGTGGGCATCAAGTCCCGCGAGGTCTACGAAGCACCGGGTGCAATTACCTTGATTCGTGCACACGAAGCTTTGGAAGATGTCACCATGGAGCGCGAGCTGGCACGCTACAAGCGCCTGACTGATGCTCGTTGGTCCGAGGAGGTCTACGACGGTCTGTGGTACTCCCCGCTGAAGCGTTCTTTGGATGCGTTCATTGCTGAGTCCCAAGAGCACGTCACCGGCGATATCCGTCTGGTGCTGCACGCTGGTCAGATCGTTGTCAACGGTCGTCGTTCCCCACAGTCTCTCTATGACTTCTCCTTGGCTACCTACGACACCGGTGATGCCTTCGATCAGACCGCAGCGAAGGGCTTTGTTCAGCTGCACGGTCTGTCCACTCAGATTTCTAACAAGCGTGACCGCGATGGCGGTTTCCCAACCAGCGCATCTGAGTAA
- a CDS encoding arginine repressor: MTMPKTRNARQAKILEILGKTRVTSQVQLSDLLLDEGIDITQATLSRDLDVLGAKKVKRDGGRSFYSVGGEMDQYVDQINGPREKLRRMIDELVVSSDNSGNIAMLRTPAGAAQYLASFIDRVGLDDVVGCIAGDDTIFVLAREPLSGKGLAQRLTGHREEPSEGPTV; the protein is encoded by the coding sequence ATGACCATGCCTAAGACCCGAAATGCACGCCAAGCAAAAATCTTGGAAATTTTAGGGAAGACACGTGTTACCAGCCAAGTGCAGCTATCTGATCTGCTGTTGGATGAAGGAATCGACATCACCCAGGCGACTCTTTCCCGTGACCTTGATGTTCTTGGCGCCAAGAAAGTAAAGCGCGACGGAGGACGTTCCTTCTACTCCGTCGGCGGTGAAATGGACCAGTACGTGGACCAAATCAACGGCCCACGTGAAAAGCTGCGCCGCATGATAGATGAACTGGTGGTGTCTTCGGACAACTCTGGCAACATCGCTATGCTGCGCACCCCAGCTGGTGCCGCGCAGTACCTGGCCAGCTTCATCGACCGTGTTGGCCTTGATGACGTCGTGGGCTGTATTGCTGGCGATGACACCATCTTCGTTCTGGCCCGCGAACCGCTCAGCGGCAAGGGACTGGCGCAGCGTTTGACCGGTCACCGCGAAGAACCATCTGAAGGGCCAACGGTTTAA
- the argF gene encoding ornithine carbamoyltransferase, whose product MSTTTRPEPIPHAPEVGLSGIRHFLADDDLTPAEQKEVLELALELKQDPFKLRPLEGPKSVSLLFSKSSTRTRFSFEAGIAAMGGHAIVATDQSSQLGKGETLQDTAAVMSRFTEMIIWRTFAHQNLIDMAETATVPIINSLTDDLHPCQILADLVTCAEEYGGVEQLKGKKAVYLGDGNNNMANSYLIGFATAGVDIAICAPADFQPEQHFVDRAQDRANQTGATITVTDSLDVVEGADIIITDTWVSMGQEKDGKDRRTPFMPYQVNEEMMAKAGADSIFLHCLPAYRGNEVTAEVIDGEQSRVFDEAENRLHAQKALMCWLLDKAAEASANNASKV is encoded by the coding sequence ATGAGCACGACCACGAGGCCAGAACCAATCCCACACGCACCTGAGGTTGGATTGAGCGGCATCCGTCACTTCCTGGCAGATGATGACCTCACGCCAGCAGAGCAGAAGGAAGTACTGGAGCTCGCACTGGAGTTGAAACAGGACCCGTTCAAGCTTCGTCCTTTGGAGGGCCCGAAGTCGGTGTCTTTGCTGTTTTCTAAGTCTTCTACTCGTACCCGATTCTCATTCGAGGCTGGTATTGCCGCGATGGGCGGTCACGCGATTGTGGCGACTGACCAAAGCTCGCAGTTGGGCAAGGGTGAGACTCTGCAGGACACTGCAGCGGTGATGTCACGGTTTACGGAGATGATTATCTGGCGTACCTTCGCGCACCAGAACCTCATTGACATGGCGGAGACCGCAACCGTGCCGATCATCAATTCTTTGACGGATGACTTGCACCCATGCCAGATTCTGGCGGACTTGGTCACCTGTGCCGAAGAATACGGCGGGGTAGAGCAGCTCAAGGGCAAAAAGGCAGTCTACTTGGGCGATGGCAACAACAATATGGCGAACTCCTACCTCATCGGTTTTGCAACCGCTGGCGTAGACATCGCTATTTGCGCGCCGGCTGACTTCCAGCCTGAGCAGCACTTCGTGGATCGTGCACAAGACCGCGCAAACCAGACCGGTGCAACCATTACGGTGACCGACAGCCTGGATGTGGTTGAAGGCGCGGACATCATCATCACCGATACTTGGGTGTCCATGGGCCAGGAAAAAGACGGCAAGGATCGTCGCACTCCATTTATGCCGTACCAGGTCAATGAGGAAATGATGGCAAAGGCCGGCGCTGATTCCATCTTCTTGCACTGCCTGCCGGCTTACCGCGGCAATGAAGTCACCGCTGAAGTTATTGACGGTGAACAGTCCCGCGTATTCGATGAAGCAGAGAATCGTCTGCACGCACAGAAAGCTTTGATGTGCTGGCTTTTAGACAAGGCCGCAGAAGCTTCCGCGAACAACGCTTCGAAAGTTTAA
- a CDS encoding acetylornithine transaminase: MNTSEQTSKESTLTSAWQSAMMNNYGTPPLGVVSGHGAYLVDEDGNEYLDLLAGIAVNSLGTNHPAVVKAVTEQVSTLSHVSNLFASPPAVKLAQRLKEKVGDDSARVIFSNSGAEANEAAFKLARLTGRGRILAANHGFHGRTMGSLAMTGQPSKRDIFGPLPGGVEFYPYGDIEYLRQLVEINPTDTAAIILEPIQGETGVVPAPEGFLKDIRALCDEHGILMIVDEVQTGVGRTGSFFAFEKAGIVPDVITMAKGLGAGLPIGACIGVGKAAELFGPGSHGTTFGGNPVSCAAANAVLDVVDEKFIAEVESKGEKFTAEISNLPLVDHVRGQGLLLGVVLKQSVAKAVVAEGLKNGLILNAPSDDVVRIAPPLVITEQDIADATFKLSSIFNTVSQQKFSYT, translated from the coding sequence GTGAACACTTCTGAGCAAACCTCGAAGGAATCAACTCTAACCAGCGCATGGCAATCAGCCATGATGAACAACTACGGCACCCCGCCGCTGGGAGTTGTTTCTGGGCACGGCGCGTACCTGGTGGATGAAGATGGCAATGAATATCTGGACCTTCTGGCTGGTATTGCCGTGAATTCCTTGGGCACCAACCACCCGGCGGTAGTTAAAGCGGTGACGGAGCAGGTCTCCACTTTGAGCCACGTCAGTAACCTCTTCGCGTCTCCGCCTGCAGTCAAGCTGGCACAGCGTCTGAAAGAGAAAGTAGGAGATGACTCCGCGCGCGTCATTTTCTCCAACTCCGGCGCGGAAGCCAATGAAGCGGCGTTCAAGCTTGCACGTTTGACTGGCCGCGGCCGCATCTTAGCCGCGAACCACGGTTTCCATGGCCGCACCATGGGTTCATTGGCCATGACAGGTCAGCCTTCCAAGCGGGACATTTTTGGCCCACTGCCTGGAGGGGTGGAGTTCTACCCTTATGGCGATATTGAGTATTTGCGCCAGCTGGTGGAGATCAATCCGACTGACACCGCTGCTATCATCCTGGAGCCAATCCAGGGTGAGACCGGCGTTGTGCCAGCACCAGAGGGATTCCTCAAGGATATTCGCGCGCTGTGCGATGAGCACGGAATCTTGATGATTGTGGATGAAGTCCAAACTGGCGTCGGCCGAACAGGCAGCTTCTTCGCCTTTGAAAAGGCGGGCATTGTTCCCGACGTCATCACCATGGCCAAGGGCCTTGGCGCGGGACTACCGATTGGCGCCTGCATTGGCGTGGGCAAAGCCGCAGAACTCTTCGGACCGGGCAGCCACGGCACTACCTTTGGAGGCAACCCAGTGTCTTGTGCCGCAGCGAATGCGGTGTTGGATGTGGTGGATGAAAAGTTCATCGCGGAAGTTGAATCCAAGGGCGAGAAGTTCACCGCGGAAATTTCCAACCTTCCGCTGGTAGACCACGTGCGTGGCCAAGGCCTGCTTTTGGGCGTTGTGCTCAAACAGTCTGTTGCCAAGGCAGTAGTAGCCGAAGGCCTGAAGAACGGGCTAATCCTCAACGCCCCGAGCGATGACGTGGTGCGTATTGCACCGCCGCTGGTTATCACCGAGCAAGACATTGCCGACGCCACTTTCAAGTTGAGCAGCATTTTCAACACGGTGTCGCAGCAAAAATTTAGCTACACCTAG
- the argB gene encoding acetylglutamate kinase, which translates to MMQGMTDTDRAAVLAEALPWLQHYRNKIVVVKYGGNAMIDEDLKRAFAADMVFLRTVGAKPVVVHGGGPQINEMLAKIGIAGEFKGGFRVTSPEIMEVVRMVLFGQVGRDLVNLINSHGPYAVGTSGEDAGLFTATKRLVNVDGELTDIGLVGDITDVNPSAVMDIIEAGRIPVVSGIAPGTSGEVYNINADVAAGELAQAIGAERLVMLTNVEGLYTDWPNKESLVSKIEASKLEEMLPQLDAGMIPKMESALNAVKGGVAASHVIDGRLAHSVLLELLTMGGIGTMVLPDNYERSRYPEGTVFRKDDAQ; encoded by the coding sequence ATGATGCAAGGAATGACTGACACGGACCGCGCGGCGGTCTTAGCTGAGGCCCTGCCGTGGCTGCAGCACTACCGCAACAAGATTGTGGTGGTGAAGTACGGCGGCAACGCCATGATTGATGAAGATCTCAAGCGCGCCTTTGCCGCTGACATGGTTTTCCTGCGCACCGTTGGCGCCAAGCCGGTGGTGGTGCACGGCGGCGGCCCGCAGATCAATGAGATGCTGGCCAAGATTGGTATCGCTGGCGAATTCAAAGGCGGCTTCAGGGTAACCAGCCCCGAAATCATGGAAGTTGTACGCATGGTCTTGTTCGGCCAGGTCGGCCGAGACCTGGTTAACCTGATCAATTCACACGGTCCTTATGCCGTGGGTACCTCCGGTGAGGATGCCGGGCTATTTACCGCGACCAAGCGCCTGGTCAACGTGGATGGTGAGCTGACCGATATCGGCTTGGTGGGCGACATTACGGACGTGAACCCTTCTGCTGTCATGGACATTATTGAAGCTGGCCGCATCCCGGTGGTCTCCGGTATTGCGCCAGGTACCAGCGGCGAGGTCTACAACATCAACGCTGATGTTGCGGCCGGTGAACTTGCTCAAGCTATCGGCGCGGAACGTCTTGTCATGCTGACCAACGTTGAGGGCTTGTACACCGACTGGCCGAATAAGGAATCTTTGGTTTCCAAGATTGAAGCCTCCAAGCTGGAAGAAATGCTCCCGCAGCTCGATGCCGGCATGATTCCAAAAATGGAATCCGCGCTCAATGCCGTCAAGGGTGGCGTTGCGGCTTCACACGTTATTGATGGCCGTCTGGCGCATTCTGTCCTGTTGGAACTTCTCACCATGGGTGGCATTGGCACCATGGTTTTGCCCGATAATTATGAACGCTCTCGGTACCCAGAAGGCACCGTGTTCAGGAAGGATGATGCCCAGTGA
- the argJ gene encoding bifunctional glutamate N-acetyltransferase/amino-acid acetyltransferase ArgJ translates to MTSSENTGPVESAESSASLPLGVTLPQGFLAASTTAGIKPSGNSDMALVVNQGPRFDAAAVFTRNRVVAAPVKVSRAALVEGEPNQIKAVVFNAGNANACNGAQGMADAKKMAEGTAIALGLASHEIAVCSTGLIGELMPMDKVHGGIEKLAKNLGADPSFGAGAATAIMTTDTLPKQTAVHGEGWTIGGMGKGVGMMAPSLATMLVSLTTDAIASPAALDEALRKACDVTFNTLDVDGSTSTNDTVIIQANGASGVEPTQEELDEAVLKACADLANQLQADAEGVTKRVKITVKGTVSDEQALNAARTLGRDNLFKCAMFGSDPNWGRVLAAVGMADADMDPDNISVFFNDQPVCVESTGAPGAREVDLSGADIDVLVDLGTSGNGTAFVRTTDLSHEYVEINSAYSS, encoded by the coding sequence ATGACTTCTTCAGAAAACACTGGGCCAGTTGAGTCAGCTGAATCATCTGCCTCTTTGCCACTGGGTGTGACCCTGCCTCAGGGCTTCCTTGCGGCATCCACCACCGCGGGCATTAAGCCTTCTGGCAATTCCGACATGGCACTGGTGGTCAACCAAGGACCACGTTTTGACGCAGCAGCTGTGTTTACCCGCAACCGCGTGGTCGCAGCCCCAGTCAAGGTATCCCGAGCAGCTCTGGTGGAAGGCGAGCCGAATCAGATCAAGGCTGTCGTTTTCAACGCCGGCAACGCCAATGCTTGCAACGGCGCGCAGGGCATGGCGGATGCGAAGAAGATGGCCGAAGGCACCGCGATAGCTCTTGGTCTTGCATCCCATGAGATTGCCGTGTGCTCCACAGGGCTTATCGGGGAGCTGATGCCGATGGATAAAGTTCACGGGGGCATCGAAAAGCTTGCAAAGAACCTGGGCGCGGACCCAAGCTTTGGTGCTGGTGCCGCCACGGCGATTATGACCACTGATACCTTGCCGAAGCAGACCGCTGTGCACGGCGAAGGCTGGACCATTGGCGGCATGGGTAAAGGCGTTGGCATGATGGCGCCATCTTTGGCCACCATGTTGGTGAGCCTGACCACCGATGCCATTGCGAGCCCGGCTGCGCTGGATGAAGCCCTGCGCAAAGCCTGCGATGTCACCTTCAACACCCTGGATGTGGATGGCTCTACCTCCACCAATGACACGGTGATTATTCAAGCAAACGGTGCATCTGGTGTGGAACCAACCCAGGAAGAACTGGATGAGGCCGTGCTGAAGGCTTGTGCCGATCTGGCCAATCAGCTGCAAGCAGATGCTGAGGGCGTGACCAAGCGCGTGAAGATCACCGTCAAAGGCACGGTCTCTGATGAACAAGCATTGAATGCTGCCCGGACCTTGGGCCGCGACAACCTGTTCAAGTGTGCAATGTTTGGCTCCGACCCGAACTGGGGCCGTGTGCTGGCCGCGGTGGGTATGGCTGATGCCGATATGGACCCGGATAATATTTCGGTCTTTTTCAACGACCAACCAGTGTGTGTTGAATCCACCGGTGCACCTGGCGCGCGTGAAGTAGACCTGTCCGGCGCGGACATCGACGTGCTGGTGGACCTGGGTACCAGCGGCAACGGCACGGCTTTTGTGCGCACCACTGACTTGTCGCACGAGTACGTGGAAATCAACTCGGCGTATAGCTCTTAA